A stretch of Paenibacillus peoriae DNA encodes these proteins:
- a CDS encoding HAD family hydrolase — MSELIVQGERYPCRGILLDKDGTLLDFIQLWGPWARSILDMMEQHLAVAGAGFTVEKGTVLGTVHDQEGRVIGYDPSGPLAMGTVDESTGVLAWQLYTAGVPWNEAVRLVHDFNKTAMADIRRHRAAKVFPGLRTLLEQSRHAGLKLAVVTSDSTEAAQEHLEWMGLTSYFDEIIGHDRVTYGKPDPEMAEKACALLGLSPADVVVIGDSNGDMQMGKRAGVRLAIGFAPEAERSGHLLDADKVVRGYEELEVRRV, encoded by the coding sequence ATGTCTGAGCTGATCGTGCAGGGGGAGCGGTACCCATGCCGTGGTATTTTATTGGATAAAGATGGAACGTTGCTGGATTTTATTCAGTTGTGGGGCCCCTGGGCTCGTTCTATACTGGATATGATGGAGCAGCATCTTGCCGTGGCGGGTGCTGGTTTTACGGTGGAAAAAGGTACCGTTCTAGGTACTGTTCACGATCAGGAGGGGCGTGTGATCGGTTACGATCCTTCTGGCCCGCTGGCCATGGGGACGGTGGACGAAAGTACAGGGGTACTGGCTTGGCAGCTTTATACTGCTGGTGTACCGTGGAATGAGGCTGTGCGGCTTGTCCACGACTTTAATAAAACGGCGATGGCTGATATTCGGCGACATCGGGCAGCGAAGGTGTTTCCAGGATTGCGGACATTGCTGGAGCAAAGCCGCCATGCCGGGCTGAAGCTGGCAGTTGTGACCTCTGACAGTACCGAGGCTGCACAGGAGCATTTGGAGTGGATGGGGCTGACATCTTATTTTGACGAGATTATCGGACATGATAGGGTTACATACGGTAAGCCTGACCCGGAAATGGCTGAAAAAGCCTGCGCATTACTAGGATTGTCGCCGGCGGACGTGGTAGTCATCGGAGACAGTAATGGGGACATGCAGATGGGCAAGCGTGCCGGAGTGCGGCTCGCTATTGGATTTGCGCCAGAAGCAGAACGTTCTGGTCATTTACTGGATGCGGATAAGGTTGTTCGTGGATATGAAGAACTGGAGGTGCGTAGGGTATGA
- a CDS encoding KGG domain-containing protein, with amino-acid sequence MARNQNQEKMSREEAGRMGGEATSKKHNKEFYQEIGKKGGEATANSHDKEFYQEIGKKGGDATAESHDKNFYRDIGRKGGRN; translated from the coding sequence ATGGCACGTAATCAAAATCAGGAGAAAATGAGTCGCGAAGAAGCAGGTCGTATGGGTGGAGAAGCTACTTCCAAGAAGCACAATAAGGAATTTTATCAGGAGATCGGTAAAAAAGGCGGGGAAGCAACCGCAAACTCTCATGATAAAGAATTTTATCAGGAAATCGGCAAAAAGGGCGGCGATGCTACAGCTGAGTCGCATGACAAAAATTTCTACAGAGACATCGGTCGTAAAGGCGGCAGAAATTAA
- a CDS encoding alpha/beta fold hydrolase, protein MRRRTRRSYNSYGTRGPRKIWKVLLGVLIVIALIAGWGAWKIFTPYQPDETAAAALAEVADAVKVNEQEHWVGFEPVKRSGTGVILYPGALVKPESYAPLARRLAEKGHHVIIAKMPLNLALISPDLANEVLKAYPKEAFVIGGHSLGGVMAARYAAAHPDQVKGVFFLASYPDNKGNLKDKNLPVISLLGSDDGVVQMENVQSGRTYLPSNTLYFTVEGGNHAQFGSYGAQKGDNPAKISAVEQWNQTVTALQDWMKESVDVAPKNQ, encoded by the coding sequence ATGAGAAGAAGAACAAGAAGATCATACAACTCATATGGGACACGTGGTCCTCGGAAAATATGGAAAGTTCTGTTAGGCGTCCTGATTGTTATTGCACTGATCGCAGGGTGGGGAGCATGGAAGATATTTACGCCTTATCAGCCTGACGAGACTGCGGCTGCTGCATTAGCCGAAGTAGCGGATGCTGTAAAAGTAAATGAACAAGAACATTGGGTTGGTTTTGAGCCTGTAAAAAGAAGCGGAACTGGAGTCATTTTGTATCCAGGGGCGTTGGTGAAGCCCGAAAGTTATGCGCCCTTGGCGCGCCGTCTGGCGGAAAAGGGTCATCATGTGATCATTGCAAAAATGCCACTGAACCTTGCATTGATCTCCCCGGATCTAGCGAATGAAGTGCTAAAGGCATATCCGAAAGAAGCGTTTGTTATTGGAGGTCATTCGTTAGGTGGAGTGATGGCGGCCCGATATGCAGCTGCGCATCCTGATCAGGTCAAAGGTGTATTTTTCCTTGCCTCCTACCCGGATAACAAAGGAAATTTAAAGGATAAAAATCTGCCTGTTATTTCTCTACTGGGAAGTGATGATGGAGTCGTCCAGATGGAAAATGTCCAAAGTGGTAGAACTTATTTACCATCCAACACGCTGTATTTTACAGTCGAAGGGGGTAATCATGCTCAATTCGGCAGTTATGGTGCCCAAAAAGGGGATAATCCTGCAAAAATTAGTGCTGTCGAGCAATGGAATCAGACGGTAACGGCTTTACAGGACTGGATGAAAGAAAGTGTGGATGTGGCTCCTAAGAATCAGTAA
- a CDS encoding acyltransferase family protein, with amino-acid sequence MTTSHDVQGESFFLNLRFLLIICVFAGNALEPLVGSLHIAQQWFSWIFMFHMPLFVLVTGYFAKSSLTGPAGQKVLLQIGMQYLIFQSLYSILDVALFHVPHIHHSFFAPYLLLWFLASHICWRLLMLALQKVPPVFQLGISVLLGILVGYLPVDGIWLSVCRTFVYLPYFVAGYHLNYADVRRFFTTPVRIIAGIVSLLLMMLAGTSYFGIPTGWLYGNMTYGELGHTEWYAGIYRIGIYGVQWIASMAFLSFVPAVTGRITEMGRRTLYVFLLHGLIVRTVVAKGVYEYIDTPVEVMLIVVCAAGLCCMLTMPWVRTATRPLIEPQVEWMLKPAPYPFRRSA; translated from the coding sequence ATGACGACAAGCCATGATGTACAAGGGGAAAGCTTCTTTCTCAATTTGCGATTTCTGTTGATCATATGCGTATTTGCAGGAAATGCTCTGGAGCCTCTAGTCGGTTCACTTCATATTGCCCAACAATGGTTCAGCTGGATATTCATGTTCCATATGCCGTTGTTTGTACTCGTTACAGGCTACTTTGCCAAATCATCTTTGACCGGACCCGCAGGCCAAAAAGTTCTGCTTCAGATCGGTATGCAATATCTTATTTTTCAATCGCTCTATTCGATCTTGGATGTTGCACTCTTCCACGTTCCCCATATCCATCATTCTTTTTTTGCTCCTTATCTGCTACTCTGGTTCCTCGCCAGTCATATCTGTTGGAGACTGCTGATGCTCGCTCTTCAGAAAGTACCGCCTGTCTTCCAATTAGGTATATCCGTGCTGCTGGGTATCCTCGTCGGGTATCTCCCTGTGGATGGTATATGGCTGAGCGTATGCAGAACCTTTGTTTATTTGCCTTACTTTGTAGCAGGTTATCATTTGAATTATGCGGACGTTCGACGGTTCTTCACAACACCAGTCCGCATAATCGCTGGCATTGTATCTCTTCTGCTTATGATGCTGGCGGGAACGTCGTATTTTGGCATCCCAACAGGCTGGCTGTATGGCAACATGACTTACGGTGAATTGGGCCATACCGAATGGTACGCAGGAATTTACCGCATCGGAATTTATGGAGTTCAATGGATAGCATCGATGGCGTTTCTAAGCTTTGTTCCGGCCGTCACAGGACGTATAACCGAGATGGGAAGACGGACACTATATGTCTTTTTACTCCATGGCTTGATCGTCCGTACCGTTGTTGCGAAGGGAGTCTACGAATATATAGATACTCCAGTGGAAGTCATGTTGATTGTAGTGTGTGCTGCAGGTCTGTGCTGTATGTTGACCATGCCTTGGGTTCGAACTGCAACACGACCTCTGATTGAGCCACAGGTAGAATGGATGCTAAAGCCAGCTCCTTATCCTTTTAGACGATCCGCGTAA
- the ilvD gene encoding dihydroxy-acid dehydratase → MTAKTKMRSDMIKKGFDRAPHRSLLRAAGVKEEDFDKPFIAVCNSYIDIVPGHVHLQEFGKIVKQAIREAGGVPFEFNTIGVDDGIAMGHIGMRYSLPSREIIADSLETVVSAHWFDGMVCIPNCDKITPGMMMGALRVNIPTIFVSGGPMKAGKDKNGRSISLTSVFEGVGAYQAGKIDDQSLLELEQYGCPTCGSCSGMFTANSMNCLAEAMGLAMPGNGTILAVAEERKEFVKQSARQLMELIKLDLKPRDIVTKEAIDNAFALDMAMGGSTNTVLHTLALAHEAEVDYPIERINEVANRVPHLSKLAPASDYHIEDVHNAGGVSAVLNELLKKPGALHGDCITVTGKTIRENVEGQEILDTNVIHKLDNPYSERGGLAVLFGNLAPQGSIIKVGAVDPSVGGYHKGPAICFDSQEDALAGIANGKINEGHVVVIRYEGPKGGPGMPEMLAPTSQIVGMGLGAKVGLITDGRFSGASRGISIGHISPEAAEGGPIAFVEDGDIIELDLNNRKIELQITDEEFERRRANWKGFEPKVKTGYLARYSKLVTNASNGGIMKI, encoded by the coding sequence ATGACAGCTAAGACGAAAATGCGTTCCGATATGATTAAAAAAGGCTTTGACCGCGCTCCTCACCGCAGCTTGCTGCGCGCAGCGGGTGTCAAGGAAGAAGATTTTGACAAACCGTTTATTGCGGTGTGCAATTCGTATATTGATATCGTACCGGGCCACGTCCATTTGCAGGAATTTGGCAAAATTGTCAAGCAAGCCATTCGTGAAGCAGGCGGTGTACCTTTCGAGTTTAACACCATCGGTGTAGATGACGGCATTGCCATGGGACACATCGGTATGCGTTATTCTCTGCCAAGCCGCGAAATTATAGCTGACTCTCTGGAAACTGTCGTTTCTGCTCACTGGTTTGACGGTATGGTTTGTATTCCTAACTGTGATAAAATTACCCCTGGCATGATGATGGGCGCATTGCGCGTTAACATTCCAACTATTTTCGTCAGCGGCGGCCCTATGAAAGCTGGTAAAGACAAGAACGGACGCTCTATTTCCCTGACCTCCGTCTTCGAAGGCGTAGGTGCATATCAGGCTGGTAAAATCGATGATCAAAGCTTGCTTGAATTAGAACAATATGGCTGTCCGACATGTGGCTCCTGTTCAGGGATGTTCACAGCGAATTCCATGAACTGTCTCGCAGAAGCGATGGGTCTGGCTATGCCGGGTAACGGCACCATTCTTGCAGTAGCAGAAGAACGTAAAGAATTCGTTAAACAATCTGCACGCCAATTGATGGAATTGATTAAGCTGGATCTTAAACCACGTGATATCGTGACTAAAGAAGCTATTGATAATGCATTTGCATTGGATATGGCAATGGGTGGTTCCACGAATACCGTATTGCATACATTGGCACTTGCCCATGAAGCAGAAGTTGACTACCCTATCGAACGTATTAATGAAGTGGCAAACCGCGTGCCTCATTTGTCCAAATTGGCACCTGCTTCCGACTATCATATTGAGGATGTTCATAATGCAGGCGGCGTAAGCGCAGTGTTGAATGAATTGTTGAAGAAACCGGGCGCACTGCATGGAGACTGTATTACTGTAACCGGAAAAACCATTCGTGAAAACGTAGAGGGTCAGGAAATTCTGGACACTAACGTCATCCACAAACTGGACAACCCTTATTCCGAACGCGGCGGTCTGGCTGTATTATTCGGTAATCTGGCACCGCAAGGCTCCATCATTAAAGTCGGTGCAGTTGATCCTTCGGTTGGTGGTTATCACAAAGGTCCTGCTATCTGCTTTGATTCACAGGAAGATGCACTGGCAGGTATCGCCAACGGTAAAATTAATGAAGGACACGTGGTTGTTATTCGTTATGAAGGTCCAAAGGGCGGACCCGGTATGCCTGAAATGCTCGCTCCAACTTCACAAATCGTGGGCATGGGGCTTGGTGCCAAGGTGGGTCTGATTACAGACGGACGCTTCTCAGGTGCTTCCCGTGGTATCTCCATCGGTCATATTTCTCCCGAAGCTGCAGAAGGCGGACCTATCGCTTTTGTTGAGGACGGCGATATCATCGAGCTGGACTTGAACAATCGTAAGATTGAGCTCCAGATTACGGACGAAGAATTCGAACGTCGTCGCGCCAACTGGAAAGGCTTTGAGCCGAAGGTGAAAACGGGTTACCTGGCGCGTTATTCCAAGCTGGTGACGAACGCAAGTAACGGCGGAATTATGAAAATCTAA